Proteins encoded by one window of Paroedura picta isolate Pp20150507F chromosome 9, Ppicta_v3.0, whole genome shotgun sequence:
- the RPP40 gene encoding ribonuclease P protein subunit p40: MFVPLRWLREPPRHLLVCEKSHVRHERSRHTAHVRDHAFNCGVTFLIPECGKVPEILKSAVTSLGEYYLVKNLPLHELVTEEFINTFVKKGSCYALTYHTRIDQDNAAALMPTGKLILSVDKDTYEELGLQGHPSRYSGKKRMRYIITIDLTEQTFGPDSKKRKRVIWALKEKKPLQFDFLLAWHHTGSEESTLMSYFSKNQIQTLQPTVTFSTLRNVQCPVLENNKLKGEPETACSALEFFEWLGAIHNCVGLDNTPSCFLSTYSCPQPSTFVDQVLLCTITGFILPEKIMHLLEQICCYFEEPKLAEWISLVVHGFADSPVSWRESEHGFLKGGENLYNFVIFRSLDYWLQMAVGAQDDCP, encoded by the exons ATGTTCGTGCCTTTGAGGTGGCTGCGCGAGCCGCCCCGTCACTTGCTGGTGTGCGAAAAAAGCCACGTGCGACACGAGCGCTCCCGCCACACGGCTCACGTGCGAGACCACGCCTTCAACTGCGGG GTGACCTTTTTGATCCCTGAGTGTGGAAAAGTGCCAGAAATATTAAAAAGTGCAGTTACAAGTCTTGGGGAGTATTACTTGGTGAAGAATTTACCTCTGCATGAGTTAGTTACGGAGGAATTTATTAATACATTTGTGAAGAAAG GATCATGTTACGCTCTTACATATCATACAAGAATTGATCAAGACAATGCTGCTGCTTTGATGCCCACAG GCAAACTCATTTTATCAGTGGACAAAGACACTTACGAAGAACTTGGTTTGCAAGGCCATCCATCCCGGTATTCTGGTAAAAAACGAATGAGATACA TTATCACCATTGACTTGACTGAACAAACTTTTGGTCCTGATAGTAAGAAACGTAAGAGAGTCATCTGGGCCCTGAAAGAGAAGAAACCTCTACAGTTTGACTTTCTGCTGGCTTGGCATCACACAG ggtCAGAAGAATCAACATTGATGTCATACTTTTCCAAAAACCAAATACAGACCTTGCAGCCAACGGTAACATTCAGCACATTAAGAAATGTGCAGTGCCCAGTGCTGGAGAATAATAAACTGAAAGGAGAACCAGAAACAGCATGCAGCGCACTCGAGTTCTTTGAATGGCTAGGTGCCATTCACAATTGTGTTGGCTT AGACAACACACCTTCTTGCTTCTTATCAACTTATTCATGCCCTCAACCAAGCACATTTGTTGACCAAGTTCTTTTGTGTACAATAACCGGATTTATCCTTCCAGAAAAGATAATGCATTTATTGGAACAAATATG CTGCTATTTTGAAGAACCGAAGTTGGCTGAATGGATATCTCTGGTAGTTCATGGCTTTGCTGACAGTCCTGTTTCATGGAGAGAAAGCGAACACGGTTTTCTGAAAGGAGGAGAGAATTTATATAACTTCGTCATTTTTCGGAGCCTGGACTACTGGCTCCAGATGGCAGTTGGAGCACAGGATGACTGTCCTTAA
- the PPP1R3G gene encoding protein phosphatase 1 regulatory subunit 3G — MEGRGSAVLGLGQLLAPFGERQLQEEAAALPLWPPEEALLQAAEEEEEEAEAEAEAAAGERDGEEALLALRRRHGRSLSLPASPTLGAAGRLFPAEGEAGGAASGCCTKCKKRVQFADALGLCLASVKHFSAAEEPQVPPAVLSRLQSFPMRRRDLEEFSAALAGLGGCAAPPFARPLPPARPLVPRFEAAGKRPAGERLRRERVCLEEAAGTALAGAPTDVRGVVRVLACPGAKEVTVRYTFNEWLSFLDSAAVPLPPPPPPGSPPDDDDDPDAPPVERYHFALCLPPGLQEGTAVHFAICYRSQQGEHWDNNGGRNYTLH, encoded by the coding sequence ATGGAGGGCCGCGGCTCGGCGGTGCTGGGCTTGGGGCAACTTTTAGCTCCCTTCGGAGAGCGCCAGCTGCAGGAAGAGGCCGCCGCGCTGCCGCTATGGCCGCCGGAGGAGGCGCTTTTGCAGGcggcggaggaggaagaggaggaggcggaggcggaggcggaggcggcggcgggggagcgGGACGGCGAGGAGGCGCTGCTGGCCCTTCGCCGCCGCCACGGGCGCTCCCTCTCGCTGCCCGCCAGCCCGACGCTGGGCGCGGCGGGGCGGCTGTTCCCGGCTGAGGGCGAGGCGGGCGGGGCGGCGAGCGGCTGCTGCACCAAGTGCAAGAAGCGCGTGCAGTTCGCGGACGCGCTGGGGCTGTGCCTGGCCAGCGTGAAGCACTTCAGCGCGGCCGAGGAGCCGCAGGTGCCGCCCGCCGTGCTCTCCCGCCTGCAGAGCTTCCCCATGCGCCGCCGGGACCTGGAGGAGTTCAGCGCCGCCCTGGCCGGGCTGGGCGGCTGCGCGGCGCCTCCCTTCGCGCGGCCGCTCCCGCCGGCCCGCCCGCTCGTGCCCCGCTTCGAGGCGGCCGGGAAGCGGCCGGCGGGCGAGCGGCTGCGGCGGGAGCGCGTGTGCCTGGAGGAGGCGGCCGGGACGGCGCTGGCCGGGGCGCCCACGGACGTGCGCGGCGTGGTGCGGGTGCTGGCCTGCCCCGGCGCCAAGGAGGTGACGGTGCGCTACACCTTCAACGAGTGGCTCTCCTTCCTCGACTCGGCCGCCGTGCccctgccgccaccgccgccgcccggctcgccccccgacgacgacgacgaccccGACGCGCCTCCCGTCGAGCGCTACCACTTCGCCTTGTGCCTCCCGCCGGGCCTGCAGGAGGGCACGGCCGTGCACTTCGCCATCTGCTACCGCAGCCAGCAGGGCGAGCACTGGGACAACAACGGAGGCCGCAACTACACCTTGCACTGA